The Anaerobacillus alkaliphilus genome contains a region encoding:
- a CDS encoding IS3 family transposase, with translation NYYNNYRYQWDLKKMTPVQYRDHLLNAA, from the coding sequence TGAATTACTACAACAATTATAGATACCAATGGGATTTAAAAAAGATGACCCCTGTACAGTACAGAGATCATCTTCTTAACGCTGCCTAG